The DNA region CTGGTTTTGTGGCGAACAGAATTCTGATGCCGATGATTAATGAAGCCATCGAAACTTTGTACAACGGCGTTGCAGGAGTTGAAGAAATCGACACGGTGATGAAACTCGGAATGGCGCATCCGATGGGACCGCTTCAGTTAGCCGACTTCATCGGACTTGATGTTTGTCTCGCAATCCTGAACGTGATGTACGACGGTTTCAAAAATCCAAAATACGCACCTAATCCACTGTTGGTCAACATGGTAACTGCAGGAAAATTAGGTGTAAAATCGGGTGAAGGTTTCTACGACTACTCCGAATCGAAAAAAGCCGAGAAGGTTTCGAAAATGTTTCTGAAATAATTTCTGAAAATTTTCCAGATTAATGAGAAGATGTCTCTTTGAACGAAGGATTCAGACTGTTCTGATGATTACCACTTTGGTGATGATTATCCTGCGTTTTCTACTGAACGAAAAAGGCCGTACAAATCCTGATTCCATAAGGTTTATGCGGACTTCGGATGCATTTCCTGTGATTGATAACACCGTGACACCTCTTGGTTATCCGTTAAGCTTGAAACTGTTCTCAATCATCGGGATTGGTGAATTTTGGGGAAGCAAATTTTTGGGTATCGTCGCTTTTCTTTTCATCGTTTATTTTGCGTGGAAAAAGAAATTTTATGTAAAGGAAACCATATTGGTGTGCGGACTTTTCAGCTTCGTTTCCATTTTTTCTTACACGATGAGCGAAGTGTTGATCCTGCCTTTCGTTTTCGTTTTTCTATTTGTTGCCCGCCAAATCATCATCGACGAACTTAAAGGCGCAAAAGCATTTTTGCTGCTGAGTTTGATGCTGGTAATTTTATACAACATCCGGTATTCTTCACTATTTTTTATCGGAGCGGTTTTTCTTTATGGGGTCATTAATTTTTGTAAACATTTTGGGAAAACCTTTGTATTTTCGAGTTTAGTTGGATTTGGGTTTGTTGTGCTTTACAAATTGTTGTTCATTGACTATTTTGACGAGAAGTATGTTCAGAATTTCCTAAATATTGGTCTCCATCCTACTTCGAAACTGCTCGTCGAACTTTTTCAGGGATTGGCGACCACTTTCAACCCTTTCATCCACATTGCAAATCCCGGTGGAGGAATCATCAATTATGCGATTTACGGAATCGGTTTTCTGAATATACTGCTAATGATTTTCTTGTTTGTTAAAGGTAAACTTTCAGAATCAGAGAAATTCCTGATTTTTGCAGGGATCATCGGCATCATCTGCTCCTACTTCATCCAGTATTTTTATTCGGTTAACGCGATTGATTATCGACTTTTGGCTCCATTCTCGTTCCCAATCTGGATGGTTTATTTCAAAAAACTTTACGGTATTTTTGGAAAACTCACGTATTCTGTAACGGTTTTGAGTTTGATGACGGGATTTGTTTTCACGTGGCTTTCCAAAGGAAATTATCTGGAAAACCGCCGCACCATTACTAAATTCCTGGTCGAAGAAAATTTGGAGAAAGGGCCGATTAAATTCTATCTGATCGATGAACAGCAGCTGAATGCAGTCCAGATTGCCGAACTTATTTCTACCGTAAATCCCAATGTTTCGATCACTTTTAAACCACAGGACACGATCAAGAAAAATGTGCTTACTCCACATAAAGTTTTGAGAAAAATAAAAATTGACACCAATAAGTTTCAATAAAATTTTTATCTTTGAGAAAGTTTTAAACATAAAAAAAATGAAATTACCAAAGTTTTTATTAGCCGATAATTCCGAAATGCCGGAAGATCTATTTGTAGTTCACACCGAGTACCCGCGTTTCATCCTGAATGTGGAGGAAGAGGAAGTTGAGTGGCTGGATGATCTGGAAGGCGACGACGAGGAAACAATGGCAGATGAAGCCACGAAAGTTGTGGAAGCCGCATTTAAATGGTGCGACGAGGAACTCGCAAAATACGACGAAGAAGAAGACGACGAATAAATAAGAAAGGAACTCCTAAAAGAGTTCCTTTTTCTTTTACTGCTTGTTGAATTTAAGGAGTAAGAGATTGTTTTTGTAGAGTTCCAGAACATTTCCCGAAACCACATATTTGTTGACTTCGTGAAGCATTTGCAGGAAATTGGTTTCCACACTCATATTGTCACATGCTTTTTTGGTCGAAGCAATATTTGACGCAACGAAATTTCCTGCAGTCGCATCGAGGGACAGTTCCCCGAAATAGTTGTTGCAGCCCGCATTTCCGTTTACTTTACCGTTTTCGATGACCAAAGTTGGTGTCGCTCCCTTCACGTCATCGGCTAATCTCCATTGCGTATTGGCAATATTCGCCTGCGCTTTTCCAACTTTTGAACCGGGTAAAGCAGTACAGGAAATCATGGCAACAGCAGCAAAAACGGAAAGGGAAATATTTTTAATCGTGGATTTTTTCATTTCTAAAATTTTACGAAACCAAATTTAAGTAATAATATTTATTTTACGGAAGTTTTGGAAGTTAATGTTTGACGGAAACAGAAAAGCGTCCCGAAAAGGAACGCAATTTTTTGTATTTACTTTTTTAAAATTACCTCAGCTCCGCCGAGAATTCTTTTTTGAAAGTATTTATTAATGAATTCATTACCTCTGTAATATCTTTTTCTTCCAAAGTTTTTTCTTCGTTCAAAAGTTCGAAACTCATCGCGTAGGATTTTTTTCCTTCCGGAAGGTTCTTGCCTTCGTAAACGTCGAAAAGGTTGATGTTTCCTAAGAATTTTGAAGGATTCTTTCTCGCTGCTTTGTACAGGTCGTTGTAAGAAACATTTCTGTCGATGAGCAACGCCAAATCTCTTCTGATCTTGTTGAACTTCGGTATGTCGACAAACTTTAGGTTCTCTGTTGAGCGAAGTTTCTGACAGTTTTCAAGCTCGATCTCCGCATAGAAACAATCCTGGTCGATGTCGGCATCTTTCAGCAATTCCTTGGAAACTTTGCCCAATCTTGCAACCGTTTTTCCGTTGGATAAAAGTTCCAAGCTATCAGAAAACCTCGAATCTTCCAAAGCTTTTTCTTCGATGTTAAGATTTAATTGATCAAGAAGAATTTTCACATACGATTTCAGGAAATAGAAATCTGTCGCAGATTTCGGCTGCAACCAGTTTTCGGCAGAGTTTCTTCCTGAAACCATGATCGCGAGCTGCTTTCTTTCCTGATATTTACCAGCGATTTTATGGTAGATTTTTCCCAGTTCAAAAAACTTGATATCAGGATTTTTCCTTTTGATATTATAATCGGCGTTCTCTAAAAGTCCTTCCAACAAGGACTTTCTCATAAAAGCCAAATCGCTGCTTAACGGGTTCAGTAACTTCACCGCATTGGTTTCATCTTTTACGGAAGTCAGGGAATTGTTCATCACCTCGTTGAAACCGTTGCTCTGCAAAGCTCGCGCCCATGAATTTTCCAGCGCATCCTGATCGTCGAAACTCAGTTTTACCGGCGTGAAAGAAATTTTCTGTGGCGAATCGATTTTGTTGTATCCATAGATTCTGAGGATTTCTTCGATCACGTCGATCTCTCTCGTCACATCTGCTCTGTAAGGAGGAATCGAGATTTCAAGACCGTTTGGAATTTCGTTGAGAACTTCAATTTCCAGAGCTTTCAGAATTTCCTTGATTTTTTCCTTATGGATTTTTGTCCCCAAAATCTGCTCGACTTTGGTAAACCTCAGAATTACATAATGGTTTTCAATTTTCTTCGGATAATGCTCCAGAAGCTGCCCTGAAAGTTTTCCACCTGCAATTTCCTCGATCATCGCAATTGCGCGGGTAATCGCTGTTCTGGTCAGATTGGGATCTACTCCCCTCTCAAAACGGAACGAAGCATCGGTATTCAACCCGTGGAATTTCGCACCCTTTCTTACTGCAACCGGATTGAAATAGGCACTTTCAAGGAAAATGGTCTTCGTGTTTTCTGAAACTCCCGAATGCTCACCACCGAAAACTCCCGCAATACATATCGGATTGTTTTCGCCGTCTTTAATCATAATTTCGGTTCCGTTCAGCTTTCTTTCAACACCGTCTAAAGTGATGAATTTCGTGCCCTCTTTTACGGTACCGACTTTTACTTTTTTGCCGGCGATTTTTCCACCGTCAAAAGCGTGGAGCGGTTGACCAAATCCGTGCAGAATATAATTGGTAATGTCAACAATATTGTTGATCGGACTCAAACCGATTGCCTTCAAACGGTTCTTGAGCCAATCCGGAGAATCGGTAACTTTCACATTTTCGATCACCGCACCGATATATCTCGGACACAGTTCCGAATCTTCCACCTCCAACTGGAAATCGGTTGTTCCTTCAATATTTAAGGTCTTCGAAACTGCCTTCTCAAACTCAGAATTCATTTGATTGGTGCTGAGAAACGCGTGTAAATCTCTCGCGACGCCGTAATGCGACATTGCGTCGGTTCTGTTCGGAGTCAAACCGATTTCGTAAACCTCGTCATTGGTCAGTTCAAAATATTTCGAAAATGGATCGCCAATTTTATACGACTCATCCAAAACCATAATTCCGCAATGATCGTTGCTTAAGCCGAGTTCGTCCTCCGCGCAAATCATTCCTTCGGAATACTCGCCACGGATTTTCGCTTTCTGCATCACGAGTTTATCGCTACCTTTGTAAATCGTTGTTCCCACCACTGCAACGGGAACGATTTGTCCTGCAGCGACATTTGGTGCGCCGCAAACAATATTCAGAATGGTTCCATTTCCAACGTCAACGGTGGTTTTCTTTAATTTATCGGCATTGGGATGCTGTTCGCAGGTTAATACTTTTCCCACGACGATTCCTTCCAGACTTCCTTTTACGGATTCATATTTTTCGATGCCTTCAACTTCCAGACCGATGTCGGTGAGGTATTCGCCGATTTTTTCGGTTTTAAGGTCGGTTTTGATGTATTGCTTAAGCCAGTTGTTTGAGATTTTCATTTTTCGAAAGATTTCAGATTCCAGTTATCGGAAACGGTTGCAAATATCGTGATTTTTGGGGGAAGATTAAAATGAAAAATGGGTGGAGTTTTTTGTCCGTTAATTTTTAAAAACCTTCAAAGAAAAAACCACACTGCGATTTTAGCCCGGATTGCAGCGGCATCCTTTTTCGGTGATTGAGCGGAGCGAAAATCAGCGAAAAAGATATAGCGGAAAGCCGGACAGCAATTTCAAAGGAAGACGGAACTGGTTGCTCCTAAAAAAAGCACGTGACTTTGTTGTAACAAAAAAAATGAACGCGCCTCTTGGCGCGTTCGTACATTTTTACATTCCTATGACCGGCATTGAAAGCATGAGGATATTTTCCTCGTCTTCGAGTCCGTCAACCGGCTCGATGATTCCCGGTCGGTTCGGTTGCGACATTTTCATCGTGATATCGTCGGAACCGAGTACCGAAAGCATTTCGGTGAGGAATTTGGAACTGAATCCGATGTTGATATCTTCGCCGTTATAGTCGCACGGAATCTGCATGTCGGCTTTGTTTGCGTATTCGGTGTCTTCCGCGTGAAGGTGCAGCACGTTGCCCGAAAGCTTGAAGCGAACCTGGTTTGTAGATTTGTTGGACATGATCGACGCTCTTCTGATGGAGTTCAGAAGCAGATTTCTGTTGATGGTCAACACGTTGGGATTTTCTTTCGGGATTACTGCGGAGTAATTCGGGTACTTCCCATCGATTAATCGACAGATCCAGATGTTGTTTCCGAAAGTGAACTTCGCCATATTCTCGTTGAACTCGATGGTCACGTCGTCATTGGAACTTGCAAGAATATTCTTGAAAATTGCCAAGGGTTTTTTCGGCATAATGAATTCGATCGGTTCTGCGTTGATCAGGTCGGTTCTTTTGTACACCACCAAACGGTGAGAGTCGGTTGAAACGAAGTTGGTCTCATCTTCTTTGAATTGGAACAGAACTCCCGTCATCACAGGTCTCAACGAATCGTTGGAAGTTGCGAAAAGCGTGTTATTCAAAGCTTCCGCCAAAACTCCTGATGCGATTTTCACGTTTTGTGCAGCATCGAATTCAGGAAGTTCGGGATAATCTTCCGCATTGTCGAGTGCGACTGCGAAATTGTCTTTCTCGTCGAGGATTTCAAGAAGCTTTCCGTTTCCATCTGCCGTGTCTTTCACTGAAAGTGTCAAAGGTTGCTCTCCGTAAGTTTTCACGAAGTCCTGGAAGATTTTTGCTGGAACAGCGATTTTGCCGGAATCGTCGGATTTCACTTCCAAAGAAGTGATGAGCGTAGTTTCGCCATCCGAAGCGGTTATTTTAAGCAAATTTTCTTCGAGTTCGAAAAGATAATTTTCAAGAATTGGTCTCGATTGAGAACTGGAAATTACGCCACTCACTGTGTTCAGCGCCTTCTGTAATTCGCCACTTGCAACGATAAACTTCATTTTCTAAATTTAGTATTTTAATATTTTTCGGAAACGAGCATTTTTAATTTAAGCCGATTCCTCTGTATTTCTTTCTGATTTTGCAAGAATATGCCCGCAAAAAATTAGTTGGACAAATATAATGATTTGAGCCAAACCTAAAAAACAAAGTTGGCATTAAAATTCTTTATTCAGCAAAAGTTATCAACATTAATCGGCTCCCGGAAAATGGTAGTCATTATCATCATCCGTAGTATCGATGTTGATGTTGAGCGCAAAATAAAGAAAGTGGAGATTTTTGTTTCCCGAACGCGCGAATTCCCTTTGCCACAGATATCCAGAAGCCATTCCGAAAGTTTCGTCAATTTGATAACCGAATCCACCATAAAGTCGGTGCCGCGCAAAAGCGGGTTTTTCGGTGACGAAGAAAATTTCGTCGTAAGCGTTGGCGAAAATCGTTCCCGGCTTCACCGATTCGGAGTTTAACGGAACGGAAACATTCAGACGGTAACGAAATCTGTACCGGTCGGAATGTACCTCTTTCTGCGGTTCATAAAACCAGCTTTTCTCTGCACGGAAACGGTTTTCAAACTTGAACTTCCCATATTTCAGGTCGATAATGTCCTGGAGCCAAAAACGGAATTCTTCCTTGTCAATCGCCTTATCCTTGTAGGTTGCATAACGCCCGATTCCGATGAACGGTTTGTGGTTTTTGGTCAGATTATAGCCGATTCCGCCCTTGATTTCGTAGTAGTCGGGATAAGAATAATCTTCAATCCCGCGAAGTTGGCCCTCTCCGTAGAGATAAAATTTCGGGTGAAATTTGTAGGTTATCGTGATCGCGTTGAAACTTGAAAGATGTTCCTGCCCAAAAACCTGAAGGGAAAACAGAAAGACCATAAAAAAACAATAAGTTTTTTTCATCCTGCAAAAATAATGTTTTACAATTTTAAAAAACGCCTATTTCGGTTGAATTTCTCAATTTTTACAACCCGATTTTGTAACTGAACCTAATATGAAACCATCTTTTCGGCATCGCAACTCCAAAATTTTCGGTGTACTCGGTGTTGGTGAAACAAAAAGTGCGGCTCATAATGAACCGCACTTACCAAAAAATCTATTTGTTATCTCTTTCTCATCAAATGTGCAACGATGTGATTAATTAATCTTTTCATAACGTTACCTATTTGTTTGTTAAGACAAATATTAGAAAAAAAATTAAATTAAACAATCGTTTGCTGACAAATTTTTACGGAGCCATTTGTTGCATGTATGAAAAAATCATTGCTAAGCCAATAAATGCATTTATTGCGAAGATAAACATAATCTATTTTCTGATTTTTGAAAAAACATAATACATTTCCGAAGCGATTTCGAAACTTCTGTTAAAATAGGTTTCGCCCATTTCGGAAGTTCCGTCAGATTTATTCGGGTCATCATATTTTATTGGAATTCTCTTTTCTGCTCCAAAAACCAGCGGACAGTTTTCATCGGCAGAATCACAAGTCATCATCGCAGCAAAAGTACTTTTCGGATTAAAATCATCATCAAATTTCTTCGAAAAACAAATCACAGGATGCAAATTTTCGGAAAATTTGACCGCGTAAACTGGGTTTTCGGTTTCTGAAAGCTTTTGGATTTCAAAGCCCTGTTTCATCAGTGTTTCCGCCACTTTTGGGAACAGCGCGGTTGCTTCCGTTCCGCCGGAATAGCAAAATACATTTTTCACACCGAAATATTCCGCCATCGTTTGTGCCCAAATCTGTGATAAATGACTGCGCCGCGAATTGTGCGTACAGATGAAATTCAGGTTGATGATTTTTTTCTGTTCTAATTTGCTCTGGATGAAGTCTGCCAAAGGTTTCAAGACCTCTTTTCTTTCGTCTGAAACTTTGATTTCAGCGATTTGTTTGATTGAGTTTTTCAGGGTTTGAAACATTTTTGTTTTTTTTGAAACCTTCAAGGTTTTCAAAACCTTGAAGGTTTAATTTGTAAATAAGCGTTGTTTGTGCTATAAACGCTCCTCTTAACAACAACCTGAACTTGGTGAGCAGCAAGCATCGCCTTTCTCGCCGTAAACCGTGATGCTGTAGATTCTTGTTTCTGAATTTTTGTACTGCTCGATTTCCTCGTCGTTCAGGTAATTTTTCAGAATATCATCGGGAACTACGATGGCTTTTTCCTTTTGTAAAGTCAAATTTTTGAATCCTGAATCTTTGATAATTTTCATGTAATCATCCTTCTGAATGGCACTCGCAACACAGCCTGCATACATTTCTGCGGCAGTTTTAATCTTTTCCGGAAGTTCGCCAACCAATACAATATCAGAAATCGAAAAATGTCCTGTCGGTTTCAGAATTCGGTACACTTCGGCAAAAGCTTTCGGTTTATCGGGAACAAGGTTCATCACGCAGTTGCTTACCACAACGTCGGCAACATTTGCCGTCATCGGAATTTTCTCAATATCGCCCTGTCTGAATTCTACATTATTAAAACCAAGTTTCTCGGCATTGTTTCTCGCCTTGTCAATCATTGCTTCGGTAAAATCGATGCCGATAACTTTTCCAGTTTCTCCCGTTTCGGCACGGGCAATAAAGCAGTCGTTTCCTGCTCCAGAACCTAAATCTACAACGGTGTCACCTTTTTTAATTTTGGCAAAATTCGTCGGCAAACCGCAACCCAAACCCAAATCCGCATCGGGATTGTAGCCGTTCAGTTCATCGTATTCTTCGCTCATAATATTGTAAACTTCGGTGCTGCAACCACCGGCTCCACAACATGAGGAAGCGTTGGTTTCCTTGTCCTGTAAAGCAATTTCAGAATATTTTTGCTTTACCATTTCTTTGATTTGTTCGTTGGTTTCCATTATTTTTTGTTTGAGATGGTTTGAATTTGTTTGAGATAGTTCGAAATTGTTTTAGCTAGCAACATTTGTCTAAATTCTGTTTGTGAATTTTCTGAAAGATCTGCGCTACGAAATGATCCAGTTTTTTCAACGTTTCGGGATTCACGCAATAGCAGATTGATTTTCCCTCGATTTCTCCCTGAATAATTCCGGCGTTCTTCAACTCTTTTAAATGTTGGGAAACCGTGGGTTGCGCCAAATTGATTTCTGCGACAATATCATTGCAGATGCACGCATCCACAGAAAGCAAATATTCAATGATCGCAACTCTTGCAGGATGTGCCAAAGCTTTCAAAAGTGTAGCAATCTCGTTCTGCTCGTCAGTAAAGTGATGTGTTTTGGTAACTCCCATTTTCTAATGAATAAGTAAAAATCAATAATGAATAAATCGGTTTAGCTGTTCGCTTCATGTCTTCTGTCTTCGGACTTCCGTCTTCCAACACCCATTTTGATATTTTAATATTGCAATATTACGATATATAAATTTTTTGTGCAAGATTTTAGTTTAGATTTTACATAAAAAAAATTCCTTCATTTTTCCGTATTTTTGTAGGTCTTATTTTTACCATGGCTACAGCAGATAAAATTGATATAAAAAAGGAAATTTTCGTAAAAAACGCGCACCTCAACAACCTGAAGCACATCGACGTCACCATTCCCAAAAACAAACTGGTGGTGATTACGGGAGTTTCGGGTAGTGGAAAATCTTCGCTCGCTTTTGACACGATCTATGCGGAAGGACAGCGAAGATACGTGGAGAGCTTAAGTTCATATGCACGACAGTTTTTAGGAAAGCTCGAAAAACCAAAAATTGATGATATCAAAGGTTTGGCGCCCTCAATCGCGATTCAGCAGAAAGTGATTTCTTCGAATCCGCGTTCCACAGTCGGAACTTCCACCGAGATTTACGATTACCTGAAACTGCTTTTCGCAAGAGTCGGCAGAACCTATTCCCCGATTTCTGGTGAGGAAGTGAAAAAGGATGCCGTTTCGGATGTGATCGATTTCATTAAGGAAAATGAAGGAAAAACTTTCCTTCTGCGTGCACCATTAAAATTTGAGGTCTCCAAGTTTTCGGAATTAATGAAGACTTTGAAACTCTCTGGTTTTACAAGAATCGAAGTCAACGGGAATGTTGCAGGAATCGAGGATCTGGAGAGTTTTGGTTTCGTTCCCGAAAAGGAGATGGAGATCCAACTCGTGATCGACCGTTTCAGTTATGAGGAAGACGAAAGTTTTCTTCAGCGATTGGCAGATTCTATCCAGATGGCGTTTTACGAAGGACGCGGTTACTGTTCCCTGAAAAATACCGAATCAGGCAAAATCAGGGAGTTCAGCAACAAATTCGAACTCGACGGGATTGAGTTTCTCGAGCCGAATGTGCATTTTTTCAGTTTCAACAATCCATACGGAGCTTGCCCAACTTGCGAAGGTTACGGAAAAGTAATCGGGATTGACGAGGATTTGGTCGTTCCCAACAAAAACCTTTCCGTGTACGAAGATGCGGTTGCTTCGTGGAAAGGCGAAAGCATGAAGGAGTGGAAAAAGCAGTTCATCAAAACCGTGGGTTCGGAATTCCCGATTCACAAACCCTACTTTCAACTGACAAAAGAGCAGAAAAACCTTCTCTGGAAAGGCGACGGATCGCGCAATTTCCCTTCCATCAACGCTTTCTTCAAAATGTTGGAAGAGAACCTTTATAAAATCCAGTATCGGGTGATGCTTTCCAGATACCGTGGTAAGACGATTTGTCCAACTTGTGAAGGACTTCGTTTGCGGGAAGAAACATCGTGGGTAAAGATCGATGGACACAATATCCAGTCGATGATCGAGCTTCCACTCGACGAACTTTTACCTTTAATACAATCATTAAAACTCAACAAACACGACGCGGAAATCGCAAAACGACTTTTGTACGAAATCACGACCCGTTTAGAATTTTTGTTGAAAGTCGGTTTGGGATACCTTACTTTAAACAGAACCTCGAACACGCTTTCCGGCGGCGAAAGTCAGCGGATTAATCTGGCGACTTCGCTCGGAAGTTCGCTGGTCGGTTCCATCTATATTTTGGATGAACCCTCTATCGGGCTTCATTCGCGCGACACCGAAAATTTAATTGAAGTTCTGAAAAACCTACGCGACCTCGGAAATACCGTGATCGTTGTCGAGCACGACGAAGACGTGATGAAAGCCGCAGATTACATTATCGACATCGGTCCTGAAGCGGGTTTCCTTGGCGGCGAACTGGTTTTTGCGGGAGATTTTAAGAAACTGAAAAATGCCGATACTTTAACTTCAAAATATCTGACCGGAAAATTAGAGATTGAAGTCCCAGTAACCCGCAGAAAACCTAAGGACTGGATCCACATCAAAGGCGCGCGAATCAACAACCTGAAAAATATCGACGTGGACATTCCCGTAGAAATGCTCGTGGTTGTTTCGGGAGTTTCAGGAAGCGGAAAGTCGACGCTGATGAAGGAAATCCTTACCAACGACATCCAAATCCAACTCGGAATGGGCGGAAAAAAAGGTGATTACGATTCGGTGGAATTTCCGAAACGATATATCAAAAATATCGAACTGATCGACCAAAATCCGATCGGGAAATCCTCCCGCTCGAATCCGGTGA from Chryseobacterium suipulveris includes:
- the uvrA gene encoding excinuclease ABC subunit UvrA — protein: MATADKIDIKKEIFVKNAHLNNLKHIDVTIPKNKLVVITGVSGSGKSSLAFDTIYAEGQRRYVESLSSYARQFLGKLEKPKIDDIKGLAPSIAIQQKVISSNPRSTVGTSTEIYDYLKLLFARVGRTYSPISGEEVKKDAVSDVIDFIKENEGKTFLLRAPLKFEVSKFSELMKTLKLSGFTRIEVNGNVAGIEDLESFGFVPEKEMEIQLVIDRFSYEEDESFLQRLADSIQMAFYEGRGYCSLKNTESGKIREFSNKFELDGIEFLEPNVHFFSFNNPYGACPTCEGYGKVIGIDEDLVVPNKNLSVYEDAVASWKGESMKEWKKQFIKTVGSEFPIHKPYFQLTKEQKNLLWKGDGSRNFPSINAFFKMLEENLYKIQYRVMLSRYRGKTICPTCEGLRLREETSWVKIDGHNIQSMIELPLDELLPLIQSLKLNKHDAEIAKRLLYEITTRLEFLLKVGLGYLTLNRTSNTLSGGESQRINLATSLGSSLVGSIYILDEPSIGLHSRDTENLIEVLKNLRDLGNTVIVVEHDEDVMKAADYIIDIGPEAGFLGGELVFAGDFKKLKNADTLTSKYLTGKLEIEVPVTRRKPKDWIHIKGARINNLKNIDVDIPVEMLVVVSGVSGSGKSTLMKEILTNDIQIQLGMGGKKGDYDSVEFPKRYIKNIELIDQNPIGKSSRSNPVTYLKAYDDIRDLFAKQKSAAIQGLKPKHFSFNVDGGRCDECKGEGVINVSMQFMADIELECETCKGTRFKNEVLEVKFDEKNISDVLHMTVDEALEFFHENHEEKIVTKLKPLQEVGLGYLQLGQSSSTLSGGEAQRVKLASFLVKGVTNEKTLFIFDEPSTGLHFHDINKLLKSLQALIELGHSVIVIEHQPDIIKSADWIIDIGPDAGKHGGEVVFAGTPEDLVKEKKSHTSKYVEEKLKI
- the pheT gene encoding phenylalanine--tRNA ligase subunit beta, with amino-acid sequence MKISNNWLKQYIKTDLKTEKIGEYLTDIGLEVEGIEKYESVKGSLEGIVVGKVLTCEQHPNADKLKKTTVDVGNGTILNIVCGAPNVAAGQIVPVAVVGTTIYKGSDKLVMQKAKIRGEYSEGMICAEDELGLSNDHCGIMVLDESYKIGDPFSKYFELTNDEVYEIGLTPNRTDAMSHYGVARDLHAFLSTNQMNSEFEKAVSKTLNIEGTTDFQLEVEDSELCPRYIGAVIENVKVTDSPDWLKNRLKAIGLSPINNIVDITNYILHGFGQPLHAFDGGKIAGKKVKVGTVKEGTKFITLDGVERKLNGTEIMIKDGENNPICIAGVFGGEHSGVSENTKTIFLESAYFNPVAVRKGAKFHGLNTDASFRFERGVDPNLTRTAITRAIAMIEEIAGGKLSGQLLEHYPKKIENHYVILRFTKVEQILGTKIHKEKIKEILKALEIEVLNEIPNGLEISIPPYRADVTREIDVIEEILRIYGYNKIDSPQKISFTPVKLSFDDQDALENSWARALQSNGFNEVMNNSLTSVKDETNAVKLLNPLSSDLAFMRKSLLEGLLENADYNIKRKNPDIKFFELGKIYHKIAGKYQERKQLAIMVSGRNSAENWLQPKSATDFYFLKSYVKILLDQLNLNIEEKALEDSRFSDSLELLSNGKTVARLGKVSKELLKDADIDQDCFYAEIELENCQKLRSTENLKFVDIPKFNKIRRDLALLIDRNVSYNDLYKAARKNPSKFLGNINLFDVYEGKNLPEGKKSYAMSFELLNEEKTLEEKDITEVMNSLINTFKKEFSAELR
- a CDS encoding DUF2490 domain-containing protein, translating into MVFLFSLQVFGQEHLSSFNAITITYKFHPKFYLYGEGQLRGIEDYSYPDYYEIKGGIGYNLTKNHKPFIGIGRYATYKDKAIDKEEFRFWLQDIIDLKYGKFKFENRFRAEKSWFYEPQKEVHSDRYRFRYRLNVSVPLNSESVKPGTIFANAYDEIFFVTEKPAFARHRLYGGFGYQIDETFGMASGYLWQREFARSGNKNLHFLYFALNINIDTTDDDNDYHFPGAD
- a CDS encoding META domain-containing protein encodes the protein MKKSTIKNISLSVFAAVAMISCTALPGSKVGKAQANIANTQWRLADDVKGATPTLVIENGKVNGNAGCNNYFGELSLDATAGNFVASNIASTKKACDNMSVETNFLQMLHEVNKYVVSGNVLELYKNNLLLLKFNKQ
- the dnaN gene encoding DNA polymerase III subunit beta; translated protein: MKFIVASGELQKALNTVSGVISSSQSRPILENYLFELEENLLKITASDGETTLITSLEVKSDDSGKIAVPAKIFQDFVKTYGEQPLTLSVKDTADGNGKLLEILDEKDNFAVALDNAEDYPELPEFDAAQNVKIASGVLAEALNNTLFATSNDSLRPVMTGVLFQFKEDETNFVSTDSHRLVVYKRTDLINAEPIEFIMPKKPLAIFKNILASSNDDVTIEFNENMAKFTFGNNIWICRLIDGKYPNYSAVIPKENPNVLTINRNLLLNSIRRASIMSNKSTNQVRFKLSGNVLHLHAEDTEYANKADMQIPCDYNGEDINIGFSSKFLTEMLSVLGSDDITMKMSQPNRPGIIEPVDGLEDEENILMLSMPVIGM
- a CDS encoding arsenite methyltransferase, with translation METNEQIKEMVKQKYSEIALQDKETNASSCCGAGGCSTEVYNIMSEEYDELNGYNPDADLGLGCGLPTNFAKIKKGDTVVDLGSGAGNDCFIARAETGETGKVIGIDFTEAMIDKARNNAEKLGFNNVEFRQGDIEKIPMTANVADVVVSNCVMNLVPDKPKAFAEVYRILKPTGHFSISDIVLVGELPEKIKTAAEMYAGCVASAIQKDDYMKIIKDSGFKNLTLQKEKAIVVPDDILKNYLNDEEIEQYKNSETRIYSITVYGEKGDACCSPSSGCC
- a CDS encoding ArsR/SmtB family transcription factor; its protein translation is MGVTKTHHFTDEQNEIATLLKALAHPARVAIIEYLLSVDACICNDIVAEINLAQPTVSQHLKELKNAGIIQGEIEGKSICYCVNPETLKKLDHFVAQIFQKIHKQNLDKCC
- a CDS encoding arsenate-mycothiol transferase ArsC codes for the protein MFQTLKNSIKQIAEIKVSDERKEVLKPLADFIQSKLEQKKIINLNFICTHNSRRSHLSQIWAQTMAEYFGVKNVFCYSGGTEATALFPKVAETLMKQGFEIQKLSETENPVYAVKFSENLHPVICFSKKFDDDFNPKSTFAAMMTCDSADENCPLVFGAEKRIPIKYDDPNKSDGTSEMGETYFNRSFEIASEMYYVFSKIRK